A single genomic interval of Puntigrus tetrazona isolate hp1 chromosome 1, ASM1883169v1, whole genome shotgun sequence harbors:
- the slc5a3a gene encoding solute carrier family 5 member 3a produces the protein MASTMEAADIVVVSMYFVLVLAFGFFAMWKANRGTVSGYFLAGRSMNWMMIGASLFVSNIGSEHFIGLAGSGAASGFAVGAWEFNAILLLQLLGWVFIPVYIHSGVYTMPEYLSKRFGGKRLKVFFASLTLLLYIFTKLSVDLYSGALFIQESLGWNLYVSIILLITMTALLTITGGLVAVIYTDTLQAFLMISGALCLMAISLAKVGGLEGLHNKYMNASPSITDIELKYNVTYSNSCHVHPKPDSFKILRGPLDKDLPWPAFLLGQTPASIWYWCADQVIVQRVLAARNIAHAKGSTLMAGVLKVLPMFIIVIPGMISRVLFADELACISPEHCMQVCNSKAGCTNIAYPRLVMNIMPVGLRGLMMAVMLAALMSDLDSIFNSASTIFTLDIYKMVRRQASSKELMVVGRVFVVLIVAISIAWVPFVVEMQGGQMFLYIQEVSDYLTPPIAALFLLGVLWKRCNETGAFWGGLVGFLLGAVRLILAFVYREPDCKTTDDRPAFIKDIHFMYVAAVLFWVSGLVTVVVSLCTDPPSKEQIATTTWWGLRNRNQTENSKLPQLSVETKKEKTVDVVENKPPSQIIQTRTEILPNCHLESQHTQKQQGSDHLDRDEGRCVKCLQWFWGYNKNVEDPDSHFEDESRNVIEMLREPPKIKIILNLGLLLVCTLGIFLFVYFSL, from the coding sequence ATGGCATCAACAATGGAAGCGGCAGATATCGTTGTTGTTTCCATGTACTTCGTTCTTGTCCTGGCCTTCGGCTTTTTTGCGATGTGGAAAGCGAATCGAGGCACGGTGAGCGGATACTTCCTTGCTGGTCGCTCCATGAACTGGATGATGATCGGCGCATCGCTGTTCGTGAGCAACATCGGCAGCGAGCACTTCATCGGACTCGCTGGCTCAGGTGCAGCAAGCGGGTTTGCCGTAGGTGCCTGGGAGTTCAATGCGATTCTACTGCTGCAGCTGCTGGGCTGGGTCTTTATACCCGTTTACATCCACTCAGGTGTGTACACCATGCCGGAGTACCTCTCCAAAAGATTCGGCGGGAAGCGGCTGAAGGTTTTCTTCGCGTCCCTAACTCTGCTTCTTTACATTTTCACCAAGCTCTCGGTGGATCTATATTCTGGTGCGCTATTTATCCAGGAATCTCTGGGCTGGAACCTGTACGTGTCTATAATCCTGCTCATCACCATGACCGCCCTTCTCACAATAACTGGTGGCCTGGTGGCGGTTATCTACACGGACACTCTGCAAGCGTTCCTCATGATATCGGGAGCGCTGTGCCTGATGGCTATCAGTTTAGCTAAAGTCGGAGGTCTCGAGGGTTTGCACAACAAGTACATGAACGCCTCTCCCAGCATCACTGACATCGAGCTCAAGTATAACGTCACCTACTCAAATTCCTGCCACGTGCATCCTAAACCAGATTCGTTTAAGATCTTGAGAGGTCCTTTGGACAAAGATCTTCCGTGGCCTGCTTTTCTTCTGGGCCAGACTCCAGCTTCAATCTGGTATTGGTGCGCCGATCAGGTCATAGTCCAGAGAGTCTTGGCAGCTCGAAATATTGCCCACGCTAAAGGGTCGACCCTGATGGCGGGTGTCCTGAAAGTCCTACCaatgtttattattgtgattCCAGGGATGATCTCCCGTGTGCTCTTTGCTGATGAACTTGCTTGCATCAGTCCAGAGCACTGCATGCAGGTCTGCAATAGCAAAGCTGGTTGCACTAACATCGCCTATCCTCGCCTTGTCATGAACATCATGCCTGTAGGTCTACGAGGCTTGATGATGGCGGTGATGCTCGCCGCTCTCATGAGCGACCTGGACTCAATCTTTAACAGTGCCAGTACTATCTTCACTCTTGATATCTATAAGATGGTACGTCGCCAGGCTTCCTCCAAAGAGCTCATGGTGGTGGGACGCGTGTTTGTGGTCCTAATAGTGGCCATTAGCATAGCCTGGGTCCCGTTCGTGGTTGAGATGCAAGGTGGTCAGATGTTCCTTTACATTCAGGAGGTGTCGGATTACCTCACACCACCCATTGCTGCACTGTTCTTGCTTGGTGTCCTTTGGAAACGTTGCAATGAGACTGGTGCATTCTGGGGTGGACTTGTGGGCTTCTTGTTAGGAGCCGTAAGACTCATTCTTGCCTTTGTTTATAGAGAGCCAGACTGTAAAACAACCGATGACCGCCCTGCCTTCATCAAGGACATTCATTTCATGTATGTGGCGGCTGTGTTGTTTTGGGTTTCGGGGCTCGTGACCGTAGTCGTCAGTCTTTGCACGGATCCACCGAGTAAGGAACAGATTGCTACGACTACTTGGTGGGGACTGCGCAACAGAAATCAAACTGAGAACAGCAAACTTCCTCAGCTTTctgtagaaacaaaaaaagaaaagacagtgGATGTAGTGGAAAATAAACCACCATCTCAGATTATTCAAACCAGAACTGAAATACTTCCAAATTGCCACTTGGAGTCTCAACATACCCAAAAACAACAGGGCAGTGATCATTTAGACAGAGATGAGGGACGATGCGTGAAATGTTTACAGTGGTTTTGgggttataataaaaatgtagaggATCCAGATTCACATTTTGAAGATGAAAGCAGGAATGTTATTGAAATGCTCAGAGAACCtccaaaaatcaaaataatcctGAACCTTGGTCTCTTGTTAGTATGCACACTtggaatttttttgtttgtatatttctcTTTGTAA
- the LOC122347479 gene encoding 2-oxoglutarate receptor 1-like, which yields MSNLSYSTSNSSVDNCTNVDDLVKRYYLPAMYGTIFIVGIVGNITALLVYAVKVRPWKSSTIIMVNLVITDLLFMTSLPFLTYYYSLNDSWTLGITMCRFVRFIYHFNLYGSILFLTCLAIFRYVAVVHPSQAHNIKQKRWGTLACVLGWVVAVAEISPVFNLFEMKEQDNKTYCLDLASNDTKFIWPYSWVLSVLGYLVPLVVVCLCYWRIMKVLKNGPHKESSKRVRARRLIVLILTCFIVCFLPFHVLRALRIYTRLSPDNDCMLVHWAHAAYIISRPIAVLNIIFNLPLYTLSGDCFQQAFVEMFKCDRLISKTKWMIKAAVSNKPTTDITSDRSS from the coding sequence ATGAGCAACCTTTCCTACAGCACGAGTAACAGCTCGGTTGACAACTGCACCAACGTGGATGATCTGGTGAAGCGCTACTATCTGCCTGCCATGTATGGTACGATTTTCATCGTCGGCATTGTGGGCAACATCACCGCTCTGCTGGTCTACGCGGTCAAAGTTCGTCCATGGAAGAGCAGCACCATCATCATGGTGAACCTCGTCATCACCGACCTCCTCTTCATGACCTCCTTGCCCTTTTTAACCTACTACTACAGCCTCAACGACTCTTGGACGCTGGGCATCACCATGTGTCGCTTCGTACGCTTCATCTACCACTTTAACCTCTACGGCAGCATCCTCTTCCTCACCTGTCTGGCCATCTTTCGATACGTGGCGGTCGTGCATCCGTCGCAAGCCCACAACATCAAGCAGAAGCGCTGGGGAACGCTGGCCTGTGTCCTGGGTTGGGTCGTGGCGGTTGCAGAAATAAGTCCAGTTTTTAATCTCTTTGAAATGAAGGAGCAGGACAACAAAACCTACTGCCTGGACCTCGCGAGCAATGATACAAAATTCATCTGGCCGTACAGTTGGGTGCTGTCCGTGCTCGGATATCTGGTTCCTCTAGTCGTGGTTTGTCTTTGCTATTGGCGCATCATGAAGGTGCTAAAGAATGGTCCTCATAAGGAAAGCAGCAAGCGGGTTCGAGCGAGGCGGCTCATCGTGTTAATCCTGACGTGTTTCATTGTGTGCTTTCTGCCTTTTCATGTTCTACGGGCTTTGAGGATCTACACGAGACTCTCTCCGGATAACGACTGCATGCTGGTCCACTGGGCTCACGCCGCTTATATCATCTCCAGGCCGATCGCTGTACTCAACATCATTTTCAACCTGCCGCTCTATACGTTATCGGGGGACTGTTTTCAGCAGGCCTTcgtagaaatgtttaaatgtgatCGTCTCATTTCGAAAACTAAATGGATGATTAAAGCGGCTGTGAGCAACAAACCTACGACTGACATCACGAGTGATCGAAGCAGCTAA
- the LOC122347468 gene encoding 2-oxoglutarate receptor 1-like: MSNLSYSTSNSSVDNCTNVDDLVKRYYLPAMYGTIFIVGVVGNITALLVYVVKVRPWKSSTIIMVNLVITDLLFMICLPFLTYYYVLNDSWTLGITMCRFTRFIFHFNLYGSILFLTCLAIFRYVAVVHPSQAHNIKQKRWGTLACVLGWVVAVAEISPVFNLFETKVQGNKTTCLDLASNDTKFIWPYSWVLSVLGYLVPLVVVCLCYWRIMKVLKNGPHKESSKRVRARRLIVLILTCFIVCFLPFHVLRALRIYTRLSPDNDCMLVHWAHAAYIISRPIAVLNIIFNLPLYTLSGDCFQQAFVEMFKCDRLISKTKWMIKAAVINKPTTDITSDRSSKI; encoded by the coding sequence ATGAGCAACCTTTCCTACAGCACGAGTAACAGCTCGGTTGACAACTGCACCAACGTGGATGATCTGGTGAAGCGCTACTATCTGCCTGCCATGTATGGTACGATTTTCATCGTCGGCGTTGTGGGCAACATCACCGCTCTGCTGGTCTACGTGGTCAAAGTTCGTCCATGGAAGAGCAGCACCATCATCATGGTGAACCTCGTCATCACCGACCTCCTCTTCATGATCTGTTTGCCCTTCTTGACCTACTACTATGTCCTCAACGATTCGTGGACGCTGGGCATCACCATGTGTCGCTTCACGCGCTTCATCTTCCACTTTAACCTCTACGGCAGCATCCTCTTCCTCACCTGTCTGGCCATCTTTCGATACGTGGCGGTCGTGCATCCATCGCAAGCCCACAACATCAAGCAGAAGCGCTGGGGAACGCTGGCCTGTGTCCTGGGTTGGGTCGTGGCGGTTGCAGAAATAAGTCCAGTTTTTAATCTCTTTGAGACTAAGGTGCAGGGCAACAAAACCACCTGCCTGGACCTCGCGAGCAATGATACAAAATTCATCTGGCCGTACAGTTGGGTGCTGTCCGTGCTCGGATATCTGGTTCCTCTAGTCGTGGTCTGTCTTTGCTATTGGCGCATCATGAAGGTGCTAAAGAATGGTCCTCATAAGGAAAGCAGCAAGCGGGTTCGAGCGAGGCGGCTCATCGTGTTAATCCTGACGTGTTTCATTGTGTGCTTTCTGCCTTTTCATGTTCTACGGGCTTTGAGGATCTACACGAGACTCTCTCCGGATAACGACTGCATGCTGGTCCACTGGGCTCACGCCGCTTATATCATCTCCAGGCCGATCGCTGTACTCAACATCATTTTCAACCTGCCGCTCTATACGTTATCGGGGGACTGTTTTCAGCAGGCCTTcgtagaaatgtttaaatgtgatCGTCTCATTTCGAAAACTAAATGGATGATTAAAGCGGCTGTGATCAACAAACCTACGACTGACATCACGAGTGATCGAAGCAGCAAAATCTAG